One Chitinophaga sp. H8 DNA window includes the following coding sequences:
- a CDS encoding helix-turn-helix transcriptional regulator: protein MTVIHYNRIKAVLAEKGKSNIDLARALQVAEQTVSLWCTNRRQPPIERLYAISQVLKVNIRDLLVPTHWEE from the coding sequence ATGACAGTAATACATTATAATCGAATAAAAGCGGTGTTAGCCGAAAAGGGAAAATCTAATATAGATCTTGCAAGGGCATTGCAGGTGGCTGAACAAACTGTTTCTCTCTGGTGTACTAATAGACGCCAACCACCAATTGAAAGACTATATGCAATATCCCAAGTGTTAAAGGTGAATATCCGCGATTTACTGGTCCCTACGCATTGGGAAGAATAA
- a CDS encoding SusC/RagA family TonB-linked outer membrane protein produces MHPTSTNVMRIASCFLLGVFLLLVSSIYAQEVKKIITGKVVGEKGEPLEGATVQIKGQAINRVTDKDGMFSILAVPGKDSLAVSFVGYNNKFILAEVKSKGLSIGMETGATVLRNVEVYSTGYGKVSPGKATGSFVQIDNALFNRQVSTNVLDRIENITSGLTNNRNATGFQIRGISTINANTQPLIVVDNFPYDGDLNNLNPNDVESITVLKDAAAAAIWGVRAGNGVIVITTKRGLSGKSRIQFSNSITVGKKPNLFYTPLISSADEISFEKKRFAEGFYNTYDDDYPSFNYYPALPPVAEILLAARSGKISQKEADDRIARLEKHDVRNDIEKYMLQNSINQQYALNISGGSNAFTYYGSLGYDKNQSNNKGDSYNRLSMRLDNTYRPITNLEINGFITYTQSKTINNGINYQALLPNGQQVAPYTQLADENGNALAIPKPIDGYRMAYVDTARYPGLLDWHYRPLEEVKYSDKNIMQYDTRLGGAIKYTVIKGLSAQIQYQYQKILANQKNIEGQNSYHVRDLINQFMDVDASTGNVIYPVPLGGSIFINNNEQTSQSLRGQLNFQHTWGQHVIEVLSGMEIRETSTTNTSNQGYGYDSELSTLQQVDPTNFFTTRPTGAAFRISSGNSIGGSLNRYGSYYANGGYTFMNKYILTGSGRIDQSNFFGVKANQRRVPLWSAGLAWVVSQEVFFQRINWAPYLKLRATYGYNGNTNSGASAFATIMYATGTDASANAQYATINTPSNPQLRWERIKMINVGIDFELFKNRVGGSIDYYHKRGLDLLGPVITDPTTGVLNFTGNRASIMGEGVDWVLNTHNLVRNIQWYSTILFSYTSNKVTDYGIQPASNQTSFYLVEGNPIIGQPLYKISSYRWAGLDPNTGAPLVYLGDSISNFENASNAKQADVLYSGPSTPKIFGSVRNTFSWNHISLSFNILYKLGYYFRRSSINYANLFDSWGGHGDYGLRWQKPGDERSTDVPSLPVSPYSQDNVYSKASVLVEKGDHIRLQDVRVSYDLNREVIKLFPFESIQVYVYANNIGILWRANKKGIDPDYGSLRIPSPRTIAAGVNINF; encoded by the coding sequence ATGCACCCTACATCTACAAATGTCATGAGGATAGCTTCGTGCTTTCTTCTGGGAGTATTTCTGTTGTTGGTCTCTAGCATTTACGCACAAGAGGTCAAAAAAATCATCACCGGTAAAGTAGTAGGAGAGAAAGGGGAACCTCTTGAAGGAGCGACTGTACAGATAAAGGGGCAGGCGATTAATCGCGTCACGGATAAGGACGGTATGTTTAGTATTCTTGCTGTGCCAGGGAAGGATAGTTTAGCGGTGAGTTTTGTGGGGTATAATAATAAGTTTATTCTGGCAGAAGTGAAGAGCAAGGGATTAAGCATAGGAATGGAAACTGGTGCGACTGTGTTGAGAAATGTGGAGGTGTACTCAACAGGTTATGGGAAGGTGTCGCCAGGAAAGGCTACCGGATCTTTTGTGCAGATAGATAATGCGCTGTTTAATAGGCAGGTTAGTACGAATGTGCTGGACAGAATTGAGAATATCACTAGTGGCTTAACAAATAATAGAAATGCAACTGGCTTCCAAATAAGAGGAATTAGCACAATCAATGCTAATACGCAACCATTAATAGTGGTTGATAATTTTCCATATGATGGAGACTTAAATAATCTAAATCCAAATGATGTAGAAAGTATTACTGTTTTGAAGGATGCAGCGGCGGCGGCTATATGGGGAGTGCGTGCCGGAAACGGGGTAATTGTGATAACTACCAAAAGAGGGCTAAGTGGGAAGTCAAGGATACAATTTAGTAATAGTATTACGGTTGGAAAAAAGCCCAATTTGTTTTATACCCCTCTAATATCTAGCGCTGATGAAATTTCTTTTGAAAAAAAGCGATTCGCAGAAGGTTTTTATAATACATATGATGATGACTATCCTAGTTTTAATTACTATCCAGCTTTGCCACCAGTAGCCGAGATTTTGTTAGCAGCGCGGAGCGGTAAAATTAGCCAAAAAGAAGCAGATGATAGAATCGCGAGACTGGAAAAACACGATGTTCGGAATGATATTGAAAAATATATGTTACAAAATAGCATTAATCAACAATATGCATTAAATATTTCTGGCGGTTCCAACGCTTTTACATATTATGGATCATTAGGGTATGATAAGAATCAAAGCAATAATAAAGGCGATTCTTATAATCGATTAAGTATGAGGTTAGATAATACATATCGTCCCATCACTAATCTTGAAATAAACGGCTTTATAACATACACACAAAGCAAAACGATAAACAATGGAATCAATTATCAGGCTCTATTACCTAATGGCCAGCAGGTGGCCCCTTATACACAACTTGCAGATGAAAATGGAAATGCTTTGGCTATTCCTAAGCCCATTGATGGTTATAGGATGGCATATGTGGATACAGCGCGTTATCCTGGGCTGCTTGATTGGCATTATCGTCCATTGGAAGAAGTTAAGTATAGTGATAAAAACATTATGCAATATGATACACGTTTAGGGGGGGCTATAAAATATACTGTAATTAAAGGATTAAGTGCACAAATACAATATCAGTATCAAAAGATATTAGCTAATCAAAAAAATATCGAAGGACAGAATAGCTATCATGTTCGAGATTTGATTAATCAATTCATGGATGTGGATGCTTCTACTGGAAATGTGATTTATCCAGTACCACTAGGGGGGAGCATTTTTATAAATAATAATGAACAAACTTCACAAAGCCTTAGGGGGCAATTAAATTTTCAACATACATGGGGGCAACATGTAATTGAAGTATTGAGTGGGATGGAAATTAGGGAAACAAGTACTACTAATACTAGTAATCAAGGGTATGGATATGATAGCGAATTATCAACCTTACAACAAGTTGATCCTACAAATTTTTTTACTACACGACCAACAGGTGCAGCATTTAGGATTTCCAGTGGGAATAGTATAGGGGGGAGCCTTAATCGTTATGGGAGCTATTATGCTAATGGGGGCTATACTTTTATGAATAAATACATACTTACAGGAAGTGGACGTATTGATCAATCTAATTTCTTTGGTGTAAAAGCTAATCAACGTAGAGTTCCCTTATGGTCAGCTGGCCTGGCTTGGGTGGTCTCCCAAGAGGTCTTTTTTCAAAGAATTAATTGGGCGCCTTATTTAAAATTAAGGGCTACTTATGGATATAATGGCAATACAAACTCCGGAGCATCAGCCTTTGCTACAATTATGTATGCAACAGGAACAGATGCATCTGCTAATGCGCAATATGCCACAATCAATACGCCTTCAAATCCACAATTGAGATGGGAAAGAATAAAAATGATAAATGTTGGAATAGACTTTGAGTTGTTCAAAAATAGGGTAGGGGGAAGTATAGACTATTATCATAAAAGAGGTCTGGATTTATTGGGACCAGTGATAACAGATCCAACAACTGGAGTATTAAATTTTACAGGCAACCGTGCTAGTATTATGGGAGAAGGTGTGGATTGGGTTTTAAATACTCATAATTTGGTGAGGAATATACAATGGTATAGCACTATTCTATTCAGCTATACTAGTAATAAGGTTACAGATTACGGCATACAACCAGCTAGCAATCAAACTTCCTTTTACCTTGTTGAAGGTAATCCAATTATAGGTCAGCCATTGTATAAGATAAGTAGTTATCGATGGGCGGGATTGGATCCTAATACCGGCGCCCCTCTTGTTTATTTAGGTGATAGCATTTCAAATTTTGAAAACGCATCAAATGCTAAACAAGCTGATGTTCTTTATAGTGGTCCGAGTACACCTAAGATATTTGGTTCAGTACGAAATACTTTTTCCTGGAATCATATTTCATTGTCTTTTAATATTTTATATAAACTGGGATATTATTTTAGACGAAGTTCTATTAACTATGCTAATCTTTTTGATAGTTGGGGAGGGCATGGGGACTATGGCTTACGTTGGCAAAAACCTGGAGATGAAAGAAGTACAGATGTTCCGTCTTTACCAGTGTCTCCTTATAGTCAAGATAATGTATACTCTAAAGCAAGTGTGCTTGTGGAAAAGGGAGATCATATACGTTTGCAAGATGTAAGGGTAAGTTATGACTTAAATAGAGAAGTAATTAAATTATTTCCATTTGAAAGTATTCAAGTATATGTATATGCAAATAATATTGGCATCTTATGGAGGGCCAATAAAAAAGGGATCGATCCGGACTATGGAAGTTTGAGAATCCCATCACCAAGAACTATTGCGGCAGGAGTAAATATAAATTTTTAA
- a CDS encoding MauE/DoxX family redox-associated membrane protein: MRFRKISLEIIVALLIILFIYTGLNKMLDYTNFKFQLGRSPFIQSMSGFIAATLPAGEILVATLLVFKPTRMLGLYASFILMALFTGYIWLMLHYAYDLPCSCGGVLAVLSWKDHLIFNGVFTIISLIGILLQGKNNSITSSPTHKIA, translated from the coding sequence ATGCGTTTTCGTAAAATCTCTCTTGAAATAATTGTTGCTTTATTAATTATTCTATTTATATATACAGGGCTCAACAAGATGCTAGACTATACGAACTTCAAGTTTCAGCTCGGTCGATCTCCTTTCATTCAGTCCATGTCAGGGTTTATAGCCGCCACACTGCCAGCAGGAGAAATATTGGTGGCTACACTTCTTGTATTCAAACCCACTCGTATGCTTGGCCTATATGCATCATTTATTTTAATGGCCCTATTTACTGGATATATTTGGTTAATGTTACACTATGCATATGATTTACCTTGTAGTTGTGGGGGAGTTTTAGCTGTCTTATCGTGGAAAGATCATTTAATATTCAATGGAGTATTTACAATAATATCATTAATAGGTATTCTTCTACAAGGAAAAAACAATTCAATAACATCTTCTCCTACACACAAAATTGCTTAA
- a CDS encoding TlpA family protein disulfide reductase, with amino-acid sequence MRCRIITLVFCIVLMVSSYAQEKSRRLFIGDKMPDVAFSEVINYPGTMRKLSDFKGKSIILDFWNKSCTNCIAAFPKMQQFQEKFKDDIQVLLIGYETTNELNKLFQNSPIVKNTTLPMILGKNQDLRMLFPHMGEPYAVWIDKNGIVKATTNGTAATSENIQDLIAGRPLKVPIREDLIGFDLDSYSSLLTINNGMFLKDLLYYTKISSSNLGFSPMDSSDRGEWEDGEAGLSSKYYSLIMRKIKGYNKVGISLLLDSITKKQKGFIFIQQSVPLLYANAYNVPEGTRVVIDNGGAEYYDPRDSTSLYRNKWAENYTFIYAASIPYYDAERFRYIMREDLKRFFGMNGRLEVRPIPHVILFRTNKDDRLKTKGGDSVYEDTGTEKGKIFNNCIFQRFVISFRGNYLKREDPIFVDETHISPEKKIDMILKSSFKDVQAMNKELEKYGLGVKEEVRKVEVLVLEKEI; translated from the coding sequence ATGAGATGCAGAATTATAACGTTGGTTTTTTGCATTGTACTAATGGTAAGTAGTTATGCACAGGAAAAATCGAGGAGATTATTTATAGGAGATAAGATGCCAGATGTGGCATTCTCTGAAGTTATTAATTACCCTGGTACTATGAGAAAGCTTTCTGATTTTAAAGGAAAAAGCATTATTCTGGACTTTTGGAATAAATCATGTACCAATTGCATTGCGGCTTTTCCTAAAATGCAGCAATTTCAAGAGAAATTTAAGGACGATATTCAGGTTTTACTAATTGGTTATGAAACTACAAATGAATTAAATAAGCTGTTTCAGAATTCACCTATTGTAAAAAATACAACTTTGCCAATGATATTGGGGAAAAATCAAGATTTGCGAATGTTATTTCCGCATATGGGAGAGCCGTATGCTGTTTGGATAGATAAAAATGGAATAGTTAAAGCCACAACAAATGGCACTGCGGCGACTTCTGAAAATATACAAGACTTAATAGCGGGTAGGCCATTAAAGGTGCCTATTAGAGAAGATCTAATTGGATTTGATCTGGATTCTTATTCTTCTTTGTTAACAATAAATAATGGAATGTTTTTAAAGGATTTGCTTTACTATACAAAAATCTCTTCATCAAATCTTGGATTCAGTCCAATGGATTCTAGTGATAGAGGTGAGTGGGAGGATGGAGAAGCAGGGCTTTCTTCAAAATATTATTCCTTGATTATGAGAAAAATTAAGGGGTATAATAAAGTTGGAATTAGTTTATTATTAGACTCTATAACAAAGAAGCAAAAAGGATTTATTTTTATTCAACAATCAGTCCCCTTACTTTACGCAAATGCCTACAATGTTCCTGAGGGAACGAGGGTTGTCATAGATAATGGAGGTGCTGAATATTACGATCCTAGAGATAGTACTTCTTTGTATAGAAATAAATGGGCAGAAAATTATACATTTATTTATGCGGCATCAATTCCATACTATGATGCGGAACGTTTTCGATATATTATGAGAGAGGATTTGAAAAGATTCTTTGGAATGAATGGAAGATTAGAAGTTAGGCCTATACCACACGTAATATTATTTCGTACTAATAAAGACGATAGGCTAAAAACAAAAGGAGGGGATAGTGTATACGAGGATACAGGTACTGAGAAAGGTAAGATATTTAACAATTGCATATTTCAGCGATTTGTGATTTCCTTTAGAGGAAATTATTTGAAAAGAGAAGATCCGATATTTGTTGATGAGACACATATAAGTCCTGAGAAGAAGATTGATATGATATTGAAATCTAGTTTTAAGGACGTTCAAGCGATGAATAAGGAATTAGAAAAATATGGCTTAGGTGTAAAAGAGGAAGTTCGTAAAGTAGAGGTACTTGTGCTTGAAAAAGAAATATAA
- a CDS encoding RagB/SusD family nutrient uptake outer membrane protein, which yields MRYISVKCIKGYCFGFILISTLGCKKGEWYDVKTDKSLAVPSTLKDMQALLDNVGVLNGSTIALGEIGSDGHSIKDADAQRLGDTEYNAYTWSYGKPYITVADWASNNDIGAYPRIYYCNTILDGVKKLTPANNEEQLLWNSIKGQALFHRAKNFFDLAQVFAPPYNVTTANTDLSIPLRLESDINIPSKRSSVKETYEQIINDLLTAETLLPATPLFKTRASRPAVFALLARTYLCMQDYVNAKKFADSCLKNFNTLLDYNILSTTDAQPFTIFNPEVIFHSRMLSYRSIRAAMIIDPELYDLYDSNDLRKEIFFTKNLTTGEVKSKGTYTGTVLLFTGLASDEVYLIRAESNARSGNSKAAMEDLNNLLRKRWKAETFKEFTAIDAEDALRQVLNERKKELLLRGLRWSDLRRLNQDERFKITINRIISGTTYTLEPESFKYTLPIPDDIIQITGMTQNLGWGK from the coding sequence ATGAGGTATATAAGTGTCAAGTGTATTAAGGGCTATTGCTTTGGTTTTATTTTGATATCTACCTTGGGGTGTAAAAAAGGTGAGTGGTATGATGTAAAAACAGATAAATCTCTTGCGGTGCCCAGTACTTTGAAAGATATGCAGGCATTACTTGACAATGTTGGGGTTTTGAATGGTAGTACAATTGCTTTAGGAGAAATTGGATCAGATGGACATAGCATCAAAGATGCAGATGCTCAGCGTCTTGGAGATACAGAGTACAATGCATATACTTGGTCATATGGAAAACCGTATATTACTGTTGCGGATTGGGCAAGTAATAATGATATAGGCGCATATCCAAGAATTTATTATTGTAATACAATATTAGATGGAGTAAAGAAATTAACTCCTGCTAATAATGAAGAACAGTTGCTATGGAATAGTATTAAGGGGCAAGCTCTTTTTCATCGGGCCAAAAATTTTTTCGACTTAGCGCAAGTATTTGCTCCACCATATAATGTAACAACAGCTAATACAGACCTTAGTATTCCGTTGCGACTAGAATCTGATATTAATATTCCTAGTAAAAGATCTTCTGTAAAAGAAACCTACGAGCAAATTATAAACGATTTACTCACAGCAGAGACATTATTGCCAGCTACACCTTTATTTAAAACAAGAGCGTCTAGACCTGCTGTTTTTGCCTTATTAGCAAGGACATACCTTTGTATGCAAGATTATGTAAATGCAAAAAAATTTGCAGATTCATGCCTGAAAAATTTTAATACCTTACTAGATTATAATATTTTAAGTACTACAGATGCTCAACCCTTTACTATATTTAATCCAGAAGTGATTTTTCACTCAAGGATGCTTTCGTATAGATCTATTCGTGCAGCTATGATTATTGACCCCGAATTATATGATTTGTATGATAGTAACGATTTACGAAAGGAGATTTTTTTTACAAAAAATTTAACAACAGGAGAAGTGAAGTCAAAGGGGACTTATACAGGTACTGTATTGTTGTTTACAGGCTTAGCTTCTGATGAGGTGTATTTAATTCGAGCAGAGTCTAATGCTCGATCTGGTAATTCAAAAGCAGCTATGGAAGATTTGAATAATTTGTTGAGGAAACGGTGGAAAGCGGAAACATTTAAGGAATTTACAGCTATTGATGCAGAGGATGCTTTAAGGCAAGTGCTAAATGAACGTAAAAAAGAATTGTTGCTACGCGGATTGAGATGGAGTGATTTGCGTCGACTTAACCAGGATGAACGTTTTAAAATCACTATTAATCGAATTATTTCTGGGACTACTTACACCCTAGAACCTGAGAGTTTTAAATACACTCTGCCTATACCAGATGATATAATTCAAATAACTGGTATGACCCAAAATTTGGGCTGGGGTAAATAA
- a CDS encoding TlpA disulfide reductase family protein has product MLKIFFLIALFFCFKVHTYAQDGSGFVLHGKIEGLEDGTNIYLTTNRGKDTVARCISKKEGFVFKGRINLGTNAYFIKLDTLISKKPSVALLLVNSKMTLTGKMNVWPSLHLVGSEPHNEYIEVNKLFAEWNKGLSDNISMLDKAYTSLALAKNATDSNSANLQVKEFLEKKKMLENRRKSLSRKYIEEHLRSLYIAHLILTMEGVFDFPEMKMLYDELSPDAKKSFFGVALNDRLKIGEVKEGSIVGDFSKRNVDGDLLSLKEVVSKGEFTLLDFWASWCRPCRDETPNVRKAYALFHDKGFNVLSITMDTNETDWKKAIIKDTMPWYHMIDTKNNSVATAFNIKSIPATFLLDKKGKIIATDLRGEELIEKLRRLINR; this is encoded by the coding sequence ATGTTAAAGATATTTTTTTTAATAGCTCTCTTTTTTTGTTTTAAAGTACATACCTATGCTCAAGATGGTTCAGGATTTGTACTACATGGGAAAATTGAAGGACTTGAGGATGGGACAAATATTTATCTAACTACAAATAGGGGTAAGGATACAGTAGCAAGATGCATTTCAAAGAAAGAAGGTTTTGTGTTCAAAGGGAGAATAAATTTAGGGACAAATGCTTACTTTATAAAGTTAGATACTCTTATTTCAAAGAAGCCAAGTGTTGCTTTATTGTTAGTAAATAGTAAGATGACTCTCACGGGGAAAATGAATGTTTGGCCTAGTCTGCATTTGGTAGGATCCGAGCCACATAATGAGTATATAGAGGTGAATAAACTGTTCGCTGAATGGAATAAAGGATTAAGTGATAATATTTCGATGTTAGACAAAGCGTATACATCTTTAGCATTGGCTAAAAATGCGACTGATTCAAATTCGGCTAATTTGCAAGTTAAAGAATTTCTGGAAAAGAAAAAGATGTTGGAGAATAGGCGGAAATCACTTTCTAGAAAGTACATTGAAGAGCATTTGAGATCATTGTATATTGCGCATTTAATTTTGACTATGGAAGGTGTATTTGATTTCCCAGAAATGAAGATGCTGTATGATGAACTATCTCCGGATGCTAAGAAGAGTTTTTTTGGAGTGGCTTTAAATGACAGATTAAAGATAGGCGAGGTAAAAGAGGGAAGTATAGTTGGGGACTTCTCGAAGAGAAATGTAGATGGGGATTTACTGTCGTTGAAAGAAGTCGTAAGTAAGGGTGAATTTACATTACTTGATTTTTGGGCCAGCTGGTGTAGACCTTGCAGAGATGAAACTCCTAACGTTAGGAAAGCTTATGCTCTATTTCATGATAAGGGATTTAATGTGCTAAGTATAACTATGGATACCAACGAGACTGATTGGAAGAAGGCAATTATTAAAGATACTATGCCTTGGTATCATATGATTGATACAAAAAATAATTCTGTTGCAACTGCATTTAATATTAAGTCTATTCCTGCTACCTTTTTGTTAGATAAAAAAGGAAAGATTATTGCGACTGATTTAAGAGGGGAAGAATTGATTGAGAAACTACGTAGACTTATAAATAGGTGA